In Streptomyces canus, one DNA window encodes the following:
- a CDS encoding phosphatidylserine decarboxylase, whose translation MPHSQTSAPRDSLAGVRLARGASPWLLPTVATAALSLVRARKSGAAKAVAVPATALAAGMLWFFRDPEREIAPGRVISPADGVVQSIMPWKDGRTRVAIFMSPLNVHVNRAPLSGTVTSVEHIPGGFVPAFNKESENNERVVWHFDTELGDIEMIQIAGAVARRIVPYIPQGTKVEQGDRIGLIRFGSRVDIYLPEGVEVAVEVGQKTVAGVTRIDRD comes from the coding sequence ATGCCCCACAGCCAAACCTCTGCACCTCGCGACAGCCTGGCAGGCGTACGCCTCGCGCGCGGAGCATCGCCGTGGCTCCTCCCGACCGTCGCCACCGCAGCACTGAGCCTGGTACGCGCGCGCAAGTCCGGCGCCGCCAAGGCCGTCGCCGTGCCCGCCACCGCGCTGGCGGCGGGCATGCTGTGGTTCTTCCGCGACCCCGAGCGCGAGATCGCCCCGGGCCGGGTCATCTCGCCCGCCGACGGTGTGGTGCAGAGCATCATGCCGTGGAAGGACGGTCGCACCCGGGTCGCGATCTTCATGAGCCCGCTCAACGTCCACGTCAACCGCGCGCCGCTCTCCGGCACGGTGACCTCGGTCGAGCACATCCCCGGCGGGTTCGTTCCAGCGTTCAACAAGGAGAGCGAGAACAACGAGCGCGTCGTCTGGCACTTCGACACCGAACTCGGTGACATCGAGATGATCCAGATCGCCGGCGCGGTGGCCCGTCGCATCGTCCCCTACATCCCGCAGGGCACGAAGGTCGAGCAGGGCGACCGCATCGGTCTGATCCGCTTCGGCTCGCGCGTCGACATCTACCTGCCGGAGGGCGTGGAGGTCGCGGTCGAGGTCGGCCAGAAGACGGTGGCTGGGGTGACTCGCATTGACCGTGATTGA
- a CDS encoding acyl-CoA dehydrogenase family protein — MARLAQTAGLTDIQQEILSTVRDFVDKEIIPVATELEHRDEYPQQIVDGLKELGLFGLMIPEEYGGLGESLLTYALCVEEIARGWMSVSGIINTHFIVAYMLKQHGTQEQKDHFLPRMAAGDIRGAFSMSEPALGSDVSAITSKAVKDGDEYVLNGQKMWLTNGGTSSLVAVLVRSDEGHSPEEAAAKPHKSMTTFLIEKEPGFGEVRPGLTIPGKIDKMGYKGVDTTEMIMDGLRLPANRVLGGATGRGFYQMMDGVEVGRVNVAARGCGVAQRAFELGVSYAQQRHTFGKPIAQHQAIQFKLAEMATKVEAAHAMMVNAARKKDSGERNDLEAGMAKYLASEYCKEVVEDAFRIHGGYGFSKEYEIERLYREAPMLLIGEGTAEIQKMIIGRRLLEEYRFQG, encoded by the coding sequence ATGGCACGCCTCGCCCAGACCGCCGGTCTGACCGACATCCAGCAGGAGATCCTCTCCACCGTCCGCGACTTCGTGGACAAGGAGATCATCCCGGTCGCGACCGAGCTGGAGCACCGCGACGAGTACCCGCAGCAGATCGTCGACGGGCTCAAGGAGTTGGGCCTGTTCGGGCTGATGATCCCCGAGGAGTACGGCGGTCTGGGCGAGTCCCTCCTGACGTACGCGCTGTGCGTGGAGGAGATCGCCCGCGGCTGGATGTCGGTCTCCGGCATCATCAACACCCACTTCATCGTGGCGTACATGCTCAAGCAGCACGGCACTCAGGAGCAGAAGGACCACTTCCTGCCGAGGATGGCGGCCGGCGACATCCGCGGCGCCTTCTCGATGTCGGAGCCGGCGCTCGGTTCGGACGTGTCCGCCATCACGTCCAAGGCGGTCAAGGACGGCGACGAGTACGTCCTGAACGGTCAGAAGATGTGGCTGACGAACGGCGGAACGTCAAGTCTGGTCGCCGTTCTCGTCCGAAGTGATGAAGGACACTCCCCCGAAGAGGCGGCCGCCAAGCCCCACAAGTCGATGACGACCTTCCTGATCGAGAAGGAGCCCGGGTTCGGAGAGGTCCGTCCCGGCCTCACCATCCCCGGGAAGATCGACAAGATGGGCTACAAGGGTGTCGACACCACCGAGATGATCATGGATGGCCTGCGACTTCCGGCCAACCGTGTACTCGGCGGCGCCACCGGCCGAGGTTTTTACCAAATGATGGACGGAGTCGAGGTAGGCCGCGTGAACGTGGCGGCGCGTGGCTGCGGCGTCGCTCAGCGTGCCTTCGAGCTGGGCGTCTCGTACGCCCAGCAGCGTCACACGTTCGGCAAGCCGATCGCTCAGCACCAGGCGATTCAGTTCAAGCTGGCCGAGATGGCTACCAAGGTCGAGGCCGCGCATGCGATGATGGTCAACGCGGCACGCAAAAAGGACTCCGGTGAGCGAAACGACCTTGAGGCAGGGATGGCGAAGTACCTCGCCTCCGAGTACTGCAAGGAGGTCGTGGAGGACGCCTTCCGGATCCACGGCGGCTACGGCTTCTCCAAGGAGTACGAGATCGAGCGCCTCTACCGTGAGGCTCCGATGCTGCTGATCGGTGAAGGTACCGCCGAGATCCAGAAAATGATCATCGGTCGCAGGCTGCTCGAAGAGTATCGGTTCCAGGGCTAG